In the Sorghum bicolor cultivar BTx623 chromosome 4, Sorghum_bicolor_NCBIv3, whole genome shotgun sequence genome, ACAGAGTCCGACGGCGAGTAGCCATCGGTGTAAGTCCGAAACAGTTCGTCTAACTACTGGATCAGACTTCCCTAAAAAAAAACTACTGGATAGGACAGTACTACAGTAGCCATCAGTGTAAATCTAGAAAGTAGTAGTAATTTTTTTATTAGCAAACCAAACGCGTTGTCATCTATGAAGAGTTAACTGGACCATACCATAGGATCGATGTAGGTTCATCTATTTCTTGTTGCCGGTGTCTGCACCCCACGGGAACAGGGTATGGACTCTGGACCCCCAGCTAAATCCATATTAATACCCTCAGACGGTCAGACCCTTGCCTCCCAAAgacctctttctctctctctctaacatATGCCATGGGGATGATGTTCTTCCGGCGGCACTTGGTCTCTTGCATCCTCCTGCTCTTGCTAATGTCACACTTGCCAAACTCCATCCTCGGCTTGAGAACATTGAGAGGAGAGGAAGCGAAGAGCGAGTTGAGGCGCCATGAACACGAGCTTCCGCCAGCCGTATCTCCTTCAAAAGAGGTGGACAACAACGAAGCTGCCGCCGCCAGTAAGTTCACAGTCTCAAGAAGAATGGTTCCTCAAGGTCCAAACCCTCTCCACAACTGATGAGAGGATCGATCGGAGCAGCATGCTACTCTGCTTCTAGTATGGTCTTCAGCCAAGGTAGCaggcagctagctagctagctcttcTCATCAGTCTCAGCTACGGGTGTTGTGAGTGTGTCATGCACTCAACAAActacttcttctttttcttttagccTAGATGTCATATGAATGATACAGATGGATGCATATATAAGTTGAATACTACTTACTCCCCATGTAATAATGTGTTCTTGTTGCATTGATTTAATCTATAGGCAGCTTTGTACATAGATTTTTATGATATTATTAAGGTGTAAAAGTTGTTGTGCTAGATGGATCTAGACTTTGCACGTTTATTTACACATGGCTGTAAGGTTGTACTCCTGTGTTATGTTACTTAGAAACAACAGAGATTTCAGCGAGTCATATATGGTTTAACAGGAGAGAGGGCCGGGTGATTTAGACAGTGCATGCGGTACTGTATGGTTGGGATGGTTACTTGTTTGTTTTGTTGTGTCAAGGAAATTAAAGGAAGGTGTGATCTCTTCTCTTGGTAGTTAAAGGGCTGCCATCTGCAGAAAAAGAAAGAGCCGTCTGCTAGCTCCTGTGGTTAGGCGTTAACAAGTGGTTTTGAGTGGTCTCGCTCAGTCGGATGCAATTGGAACGGAAGCACAAGAAAGTATACCTTGTAAACTCATGCTTGAAGGAAAATGGAAACCAGATTACTTTTCATAACCTGTTTGTTGCCATCTTTTCAGACAAGAGAAAAGATGGCTGAGGTTGGTTGGAGAAATTTGAATGTGGTTTTTAGACAAGCTGGCTACATACTGGCAGGAGGAGAGAAAACAAACAAGTACCAGCAGCATGGAGTAGTGAGCAGTATCGGTCAGCGTCTCCCCCGCAGGACGCGCTGACGGGATGGGACAGTGAAATTAGGTGCAGATATATATTGTTTATTTAATTATCTATTTTTGTTTCTGTTACCCGAGTGGGTTACATGCATGGCATGACGCTGTTGAATTTGGACCCATCGATCATGAGTATGGTCGGCGTGCCCTTTTAACAGTGACTAGTGCACAGTATTTCTAGTCCAATGGCACTCAATTTGGAACAATTAGTATATACGTACATGAACTTTGTCTGTTTTGTTTTTCTGTGAAATAAAGTAATTTCTGTCAATTTTTCTGTAATTCCTGTGGAATTAAACtcgtactactactactactactacgttTCAAAGGATCTAGTAGACGTAGCTGTGAGATTGGTCAAATAATTAAGCTCGAGATCCAAGGCAGATATCTAGTGGTCAGGGGCAATACAGCTAGATGTGTACCCCGACTACTACTGTACTAGTAGTTGTACTAAACAAATCACAACCACTTGGTGTTGGTACTATTAGCATTGGACCAAAAAATGCCCCCACACTCCAACGCGTGAGCATTTGAAGGTGTGTGCGTATGCGTGTGTGTGAATCGACAAAGACGACTCGTGTCTCGCTTACCAAACCAGAGAGCATCAACGCCGTACGTGCAGCTCATACGAGAAATGAAGAGGTTGCTGCTGAGGTAAGGCGTGGCGAATCTAGAAATCTAAAACATCTTTAAACTGTAGACCTCCTCCCATCGCTGGACCTGGATCTTCTGCCCTTCATCatatgagatgagatgagatgcagcagcagccagcagccagCAGCCATGGCGTCCAGTCCAGCCGAACAAGATGGGACTGAGCACGTGCGATGCTTCTGACTGCGAAAGTGTTTGGGACTGAGCACATGCGAGGCTTCTGACTCTGAAAGTGTTTTGAGTGGCCAATCGCCATGGCGACGACGACAACAATGCCTCTTGGCTGCCCCCCAGGCAAGGCAACACGGCACGCCATTGTTGTATCGTTCAGAACAATTAATGTCACAGGAGTACTAGTAGCCAACCGGCAACCATTTTCATCTTGACGAAAGACGTGCAATAATCAATCGTGAAAGAAAAACAGGGCGCATCCACCGACGTGAGCACCTCAGCTCAGCTCATTCAAGGCAGGCACAAGACAATCTGTGCATGCAGGGCAGTGTGCAGTGCAGGCAGCGACGTCTCCAACCGGCCTGCCTCCCTCGGTACAGGTATTTATTATTTACCATCAGTACCCTGATGTGCGTGCTGGTAGTACTTGTGTACCAACCCCTCCTTAACCTCTGCCAGATCTACTCAGAAACGGTTACAGCAACTTCAGTATTTGTGCTAATACTGATGATTGCACAAAGACTTCTTTGCATAATAATAATCACAGACAACCAATAAGATGATAATTGCTGCAGCAGATTACAGACAAGAATCACAAATATGTTTGGTACGTACTGTAATACCCAACAGCTGGGGAAGAGTTCAGATATACAGCACACATTGCGCGATATACCTTATCTATACCTATACATATCCAGGTGCACCAAGACATTAACAGGCACCAGAAGATCAGAAATATCAATTGGGGTtggtatatatatagacacagtTTTAACGGTGTCGATCCTACTACTACTCACCATTGCAGAAGAACTTCAGGAGCCTTCAAATTAAATTAAAAAGAATATCATTATACGGAGTACTATCATCCAGTGTTAACAACTAATCTCCAGATCTCCATGTGAATTCATCCTAAAACATGCATTTTCTTTTCAAACAAAAGGGGGATTGCATTATACTGTAATCAGGCAGCACCAACACGTAATCTCCAGAGTTCCATGTGAATCAAATCCTCAGATGTGCAGTTTCTAATATGGGTACTAGTTAGTTATCGTCTCGAGCTAATCAGGACGTATCGTAACAATGTAGATCAAAACCCAGAGAGGGCTCATCCATCTGTTCACTGCACAATCGAATGATTTGAGTAACGCTGATTCAACCTTTTATATACAAGCACTTACGGAAACGGATGATGCCATTTTCATGAGCAGTTTGGAAGTGATGACTAATGAGGCCACCACCCAACACAACACCCCCACACCACACTAGTGATGCCAAACCAAAGTCGGCAGATCGCAACGAATTTCTATGTAAGCAGCAACAAAGGCACGTTTATGTTTATATATGTTGGCTATAGCATACATGATTTCTTGAGCCATGACTAGTCCCCTGCCTGAGTTCAAAGTGATTGCAGAGTggaagcatttttattttttaacacACGCAGGCAGGCAGTAGAAGCATACAATATCATGGGTGATAGGCGGATCGGTCCATCATCATGGCATTTTTTAACACACACCGGTTGTATCAAAACAATGGGACCAACCGAGGGCACAACACAACAATttcaagttgatgatgatagagTAATTAGAAGCATATATGGTTTTGAGTCGATTCAAATTTCAAACTGACAGACAGGTTGACACAGGATAGTAGTAACGCAACAGGCGGACTAAGTGACTGcacagacacacacacacacacgactTATTTGGCGACGAAGGAAGGCGAGAGAGAGATTCCTAAGACATAGCAACAACAGTAGGAACTAGTAGAAGGAAGCAAGGGATGGATCATACGGGCGGCAGGGGCGGCTGCTCTTGCTTCTGGTCCTTGGCGGCGGGGGCGGGGAGGGAGGAGTCTGGATCGGGCTTGGCAACGTCGTCGTGGCGGGGGGCGGCGGCGAGGATGAGGGGGCGGTCCTTGGCCTCGTCGTGGTcgcggtcgtcgtcgtcgtcgtcgtcggtggaGAGGTTGATGCAGGAGCAGCGCTCGAGGGaggcgaagaaggcggaggtgaCGCTGGTCCCCACCCAGGTCGCCCAGCTCTCCATGGCCGGCGAGGCGATCTGCTGCCTGCTAGGGTTACGGTTCGTGGGAGCGGGTCAAAACAAACGCACGCGGAGcggagaggcagaggcagaggaagaggaagaggaagaggatggAACAAGCCAACCAACAGTCTAGACTAGAGGGAGGAGGACTCGGTTGAGATGAGTTGCTTCGACTCGACTCGACTCGACTCCAGCACAGGCACAGCAGCGGCCGGCGGTCAGCggagcagagagagagagagagagagtagtggctcgcacgcacgcacgccggCCAGGACCAGGACCAGGACCAGGCCATCAAAACTGACCATGCAAGGCCGGCCCATCCAACAGAGCCCAGCCGACGCCCGGCCTGGCAACGTAATAGCTAGCCGcttcctttcttcttcttcttcttcttctttttggaaAAATTTCTTACTCTCGTGTTGGATTTGGAATTAAAAATTGGCCAATTCAGCCGGTTGTTTTTTTTGGCTGATGCTCAtctattatgagaaaaaaatacaGCAAAACATGAGTGAGTGAAGTGCTGTGGGATGAGCTAATGGACAAAAAAAACTGAGGAAGACAAATTTTCTCCTTTCAATAATCAATAAGTATATAATACCCCTTTTCTTTGCCAAAGAGAAACACGGTAGCTCCCTTCCGTGACACAACCCAACCAGTCCAACCACCCCACGGGACGGCACTAGTCACGACAACTTCCCCAAGAAATCACGAGGTCCATGCATACCCAAACGGTGTCACCAAAACTCTCTGCATTTATTATGTCCAAAAAAAACTCCAAAATTGATACGCATACGGTACACCACACCATCCATGTACCTCTCAATATAGGCTATGGCCGATAAAATACATGCTACTACTACATGACTTTATCACGGTACAAGAACAGACACATGTATATGTCATGTTACTTGAGCATCTTCTTGTAGTCCTTGAAAGTGCCAGAGAACGGGGTCACCCTGCCTTCTGACACCACCCAAAGCTCGTCCACGCTTCCAGTGATGAGATGCTCGTCGTGACTCACCTGCAAAACCAACACCACCCCCGCCTTAGTCATCAACCCAAAGGAACGTCTTGCAAATTTACGCAGTGCTGTCTAGTCATACCATCAGCACTCCTCCCTGGAAGACGAGTAAACCTTGGATGAGCGCCTCAACCGcgtccagatcctgcaacacaGAGCAAGTTTAACTTCAGTTCGGTTCGGTAATAGCTGCCTCCCAGACTCAGAGGAGGTTCCTAATCCTCCATGTCAAAAACAACAATTGGTATGCAGCATGGTTATTTTGCTCACAAGATGGTTAGAAGGCTCATCGAGGAGAATGATGTGTGGCTTCTTGAAGGTTATTTTTGCAAACGCAACTCTACTCTTCTGACCACCTGGAATTGCAATTGTGTTggttaggatccagaaatcagcaatTCTGTTCTACATGGAGATGAACCCCTAAGCAAGGATGCTATAGTTCTGCAGCCTGTTTCATCAGCTAAAACCTTCTATGGAATTGCTACGATTTCTAcctgataaagtatacataggtTGGAGGGCAAGGCTTCCTGAAACACCAAACGAACCTAGATGTGCCCTCAACTTCTGCTCAGGTACACCCTGCAAACAGTGCCATATACATTTTCTCACTTATAAGATGTCATTCAAATTCAGGTCACATGTAGAAGGAATATCCATCTTATTAGCTACCCACATGATGGAGGTCATATCCAACAAACACCAAAAGGGATGCTTCAACTTACCGGGTAGCACTTCATCATGTACAAAAGGGGATTCACTGTCAAATCAAGGCCATCAACATGATGTTGATTGAATACAGCCATGCGAACCTGTAAAAACAATcataagaaaatttcaaataaacaaacaaaagagAGGATCCTGCATGGCAAACATGGCAATCAACAATGATAGCAAATAGATCTTATCATTTGTGATTGGCAGTATTATGCTAGTAAACCAAAGAAAAAAAGACATTCAACATTAAGGATCAAGGTTCAGATTATTTTGTCTGATTCAGTAATGGCACTGATTGATACAAGCATCAGAACCACACCCTGACAAGTGAAAATGAATATGCACATGATGGCATCTAAATACAATACTGTTATGGAATTCGGACAATAAAGCTCAAATGACATAAATCAAAGTTCATGTAACACAACTTTGTTAAGGTAGAAAATGCAAAGCATTTGAAATAATGGCAAACACAGCTGTAGCTACAGAAGAATGAAGCACCTTAGGAGACCGGAATACGGTTCCAGAAGTTGGTTGCAGATCCCCAGATATTAGTTTCAGTATAGTGGACTTGCCAATGCCATTAGGACCAACCACTGAAATAACAAGTCAACGAGGGATTCAAAAATGGAAGAACCACAACTTCAAAAACCAGACATTAATATGCAGTAAGATtacgatgagtggaacaaagaaATCATACTTGCTATGCGGCTGTCGAGGTCAATaccaaaattcaaatttttaaaCAAGGTAGGCCCTCCAGGGTAACCAAACGAGGCATCACTGCAAGAGTGGAAAGAATTATTCAACAGAGAACACGTGGATGTCTAAAATTTGCCTTAAAGAAAAGGTAGGAAGAATCACAAACATCCAAAAAGATTTCATAAATAGTATTAGGTATCAGAAATGAAACCTGAAGCTAATAATTGGTGGCCCAGGGCGATCATCTGGGGTTGGAAATTCAAATTTATAGCTGCAAGGAATTATTTGAACAATTAATGAGTTGATTGTAAACAAAATACCGAAGTACAATAGTTTAGGGAGCAGACATACTCTGGATCACTGACAACTGCATCAACATGTTCCATTCGCTCCAATGCCTGTGATAGCGCAGATAAGAATTTCAAGTCAGACATCAAATTTGTCACTGAACAACATCCTAGATCAAAATGCCAGCAGTATCTGTTAAGTGAAACAACTACAAAATTGTTTACATGGAGACAAGAGTGAAAAAAGTGTACCTTGATTCTCGATTGAACAAGTGACGCTCTCTTTGCATTATACCGAAACTTGTCAATGAATGTCTGCACAGAGAAAACAATTAAAGTTCATCCCTGGTCTTCGAGAATATATCAAGCAGTGCTTAATATCTTGAACAGTTTTCAGGTAATTAAAATTTCCATTCATCTTTGAGCTTATATCATGCAGAGATTTGTCTCAAGTGTTTGGTCTCACTAGGCAATGAAAGCAGGGCTAGCCCAGCTCCAGCTGCCTACAGTCTCTAATTGGCCTATTACCACGTTCAAGCTAAAGAAAGATGCAGTCTAATGACTACTACTACCTCCACTTATGTAAAAAGAATGAAAAAATGCAAAATGAAGGAATGGAAACTCGAAAAGGATCCTTCTGATTCTCAAAGAATGAGGGGCAAGGGGATTGATACCGAGAAAGATTTCTTCTTATTATAAGACGCGATTTGATTCGCATATGTTTGGTAAAAGAAAAATCTTCTCCTTTAATCATAAATGAAAACTGCTCAATGAGAACATAAAAACGTGACTCAATTGGTCTTAGTTAGTCTTCAGGACGGAGTGGAAGAAGGGCGGAGACTCTCGAACGAGGAAAAGGATCCCTTTGAAAGATGGTGTATCAGACAAGCTGGACAGCTTGTTTTCTTGACATTCTCCTTGTCTGAACATCAAGTTTCTTGTCTACGGTACAAAGCTATATGTGTAGAAACCCATAAAATACGTGTGAGCACTTTGTTTTTGTACAGATCACCTTCAAGGTCCTTTTTTGCTTCAGAAACTACGTAGTTTTCTTGAAGATGGGCACTAAACCACTCTCAGAATGCATGATACTTGATAGAAATACAACCAACCTGCATGTGCTGTCTGGCCTTCTCATTTGTTTCAAAGGCTTTCTGCTGATTCTTAAGGTGCTCTTCCCTTGTCCTCTCAAATGTGTCATAGTCACCTTTGTAAGCATGTAGTTTTCTACCATGTAGATGAAGGATATCGGTGACAACCTAAAAAGCTCTAGTCATCAGTTATCCAGTTTAAGAAAAATATGCTATGCAAATTTTGTCAAATTAGCTCCTATGAAATGATATTGGGTGTTCATACCGTATTTAAAAACTCCCTTGCGTGTGATACAACAATGAATGTCTTTGGCCACTTCAGGAGATACGTTTCTAGCCATAACACAGCATGAAGATCAAGGTGGTTCTGGAAAGTGATGTCATTAGGATGTGCGAGCAAGTGAAGAAAAATAACCTCATATTTCCAACTTACTGTCGGCTCATCAAGTAGTAGCAAATCAGGCTCAATGAACAGAGCGCGTGCTAGAGCTATTCTCATGCGCCATCCACCAGAAAATTGTTTTGTTCGCTTGCGTTGCATTTCTGGAGTAAAACTAAGACCCTGCAAATAATTCCTCCATTCAGAACAGTGCAATGAAAATATGTAATATGAGCACGATGTGCAAATCACCAAATCCTATGTTGTTCCTAAGATCAACATGCACAAATCCTACATGAACGGATGCACTCCAAGTACAAAACATCAAAGAAACGTGATCGCCCTTATTGAGGATTATCTATTTCAAGACACATAGTTGCATACTGATGCTTGAAAGAAATATTGATGTGTAATCAAGGTAAGTGCTGAAATCAAAACCAGAGCAAAAGTAAGCCAATGACATGAGTGGTACAAACAAGGAAATAAAACAGACCGCCAAAATTGATGCCGCACGAGCCTCTGCTGCATCTGCATCAATGAGCTCAAGCCGTTTATATATCTCCTCAAGCCTCTTGCTGATAGAATCTTTGTCAAGGCCATCCTTGCTCTTGCCAGAGCTCTGCCCAAACTCAGCCTCAATCTCTAAATCTTTCTGCAAAACAGTGGCAACAATTAGCAGATGGGCAGAACACATGACAGAAGTAGAAAATTCAAAGGAGGAAAACCATCAAACAATTATGACCCTAGTCAACCTGTTGTTGAACCAGACGAGCTTCTTCCTGCAAAAGTTGAACTCGTTCGACATCGGCATTCAGAACACACTGCAAAGCTGTTGTATCATCACCCACGACCTCTTGCTCAACATGCAATATCTGGCAGTTCTTGGGAATACCATCAATCGCATGCAATGCCATCGCTCTGAGAAAAGATGTCTTCCCGGTCCCATTCCTTCCAACAAGACCTGAAACAGGTAAATAAGAAACTCTGAAACTTGCAGGGTATCGTTTCAATGAAAATTTTTACAGATATGTATAAACGGAACTGGACATGCATGCTTCCTGGGCCCTGGCCACAGTTTTATTATCTACTGAAAGCTACCAAACACCACAAAGTACTCACCATAGTGCCTTCCAAAAGCAAGTGTTATAGTGGCTTCTTGAATTAGATCACGACCACCAACAGTGACACTGAAGTTCTCCATATGTATATCCCTAACAGCTGGCCCACCATCATTACTGTGGTTTACATAAACAGGAGGCATTCCAGCCCTAAGTGCCTCCATCTCCGCGACATGTGTTTGATATTGAACCTGTACCAGCAAGCAGGACAGTACATAGAAGAAAGAAGAGCATAGTCAGGAAGGAAAACTTGCATCTGCAaataaaataacaaagtggggAAGATGCTGAACATCAGATGTATACTACCAAGAATTGCATCATGTGGCGATCTAAGAGAAGTCTTCTGCAAAAAAAAGATTACCTCTCTTTGCCTCTCCTCTTTTCTTTTCCTCCGTTCAATCTTGGCTTTATCACGAGAAGACAGCAGCGGTCCGTCGAATACTTCTGGTTGAGGCTTTTTTGGAGCGATGTCATCGTCCATCCCCGCATTCATTCGTAACGGTGTAACAAGGCTGCGCATAACTTGTTTGGGTTTCACCAGACCATGCTTTCCAAACTTTTCACAAAGCTTACTGCAGACCTATAGTGGACCGAAACAAGACACACGTAAGTGCTTCTGCATTTAAGTATCAATCAGCAATCTATGTATTATCCATTTCCCAAGTGAACAGATTTCCTCAATGGCTTTCAAGGCTCTCTAGATATTATAGCATGACCAAGAGGGGAAAATGCACAGGTGGCACCACAGAAATGAACATCTAAATTGCAGAAAGTGTCAGGAAGTAATGAAGCTAGGCTCCAATTCAAGCTGGTCTGATGACAACTGAGTCACATTGAATTGCAAAATGTTAGCACTACACCAACTAATTCCGAACAGCTATCCTCAAATTACTCATTGGATGACACACCCACCAGTAACTCAAATCAAGCAAACTAGTGCGGTTGTTTCATGTTCAAATCACGCAGGCAGTTGTTTTAATCAGAGGAGCTGGCTCCTGATAATTAAAACAAAAAAACAAGGAACCACAGAATCCCTCCCAGCAATCCATAGCGCTTATGTGCAGCACGAAGCAATCGATGCCATGACCATATCTGATTACCGGTCAGCGAGATGGCAACCTAGTCTAGCGTGAGTGGGATTATTCAGATCGGAGAACAGACAGGCCGGTGGTAGTGGTACCAGGACCAGGACGGAAGGGCAAGGCGGTAGGGGTGTACGCGGGGGCGGTACCTGGAGGCAGTGTTCCTGGTCGGAGACGCATCCGGAGTCGATGAGGAGCTCCCCGAGCGCCTCGAAGATGCCGTGCCCTTCCGGGGCCCCGAAGTCGAAATCCTCGTCGGCGAGGACGTTGGCGATGTAGTCGATGATGGGCTGGTCCACCTCCTCGACGACGTCGGCGCCCAGGACCTCCCGCACCACCCCCATGCTCGCGGCCGCCGCAGCCGCCATCTTCCCTTCCTCTTCCCCTAGCGCGGCGGGCAGCGGGAGGGGGAGCCTTGCAAGGGTTCGCACGCTTGCTTGGTTGTCAGCGACCGGCTCCGCCAACTGCTGAAGGCTGAAGCCAATGGCGCGCCCGAGGACGACGCGGCCCAACCCACACTAGTGCGGCCCATCGTGGTCCAATTGACTGTAATAAACATACTCTGAGCATCTAAGAGAGATTGGCGATGGAATAGGTTTTTAGGCTTGTTTTCACGGcgtggattgaggtgaaaaaTAGGTTAAGTTTCACTCCAATATAAATATATGGATTGAGGTAAACATGAGCATAAGCTTTTAGCTATGTGTCATCATTTTATAAAAGTTGATAATTACTCACAAGTcattaaaaatattaagttcTCACAATTGCAACGGCTCTAAACCATTTTGCTTTGTAAGTCATTTCGTCCTTGTTCTATTTGTTTATGGCTGTTTGGGAGCCCTAAAGTGTGGGACTGGGCTAAAAAACATCCAAAATACCCTTCTCTCATCCCTATCCTCTGTGGGAGCCTGAAGCAGGTGATCGAGGAGCCCGACGCCACCCTACACCATGCACTGGAGCAGACAGGCGAGGAGGCTAACATGATCGGACCATAAAGAAAGATCATTTCTCATTATCCTTtattgatgagatgctagaacgGCTTGTAAAacattttttcttttgtttccttaatGGTTATTCGGATTATCATCGAATTTCTATCCACCCTGACAACCGCAGTAAGACCACCCTCACATGCCTCTATGGGACATATGCATATCGATGAATGTCTTTCGATCTATGTAATGCCTCTGCTTCTTtccaaaggtgcatgatgtccatcttcTCTGATATGATCAAATAATTCATAAAAGTCTTCGTAATAAGACTtttgattattaacttgagaaTCTGGATAGGGTCTTACAAAGGTGTGAAGAAAAGCTCTTGGTCCTGAACTAGGAAAAATATCATTTCATAGTTCAAGAAAGAAtaatgctaggacataaagtgtatGAGCGTAGGATAAAGGTGGATAAAGCTAAGCTAGAGGCTACGAAACACCTTTCACCTCCCACAAATGTTAAGGGTGTTTGTAGCTTTATTAggcatgctggtttttataagcggtttataaaagatttctctcaaattgcccACCTTTTTAACAAACCTGCTTGCTAAAGATGCACACTTTGTCGCCCTTAACACGTGCAACTCTTGTCTCTTGCGACAACATCTGCGCCTTACATTTGTCATCTAATCTCGCTCATCGCCAAAGCACCAAGTATGTGGAGATTGATCTTCATTTTGTTTTGGGTTGCATGGCCCTTGGTGC is a window encoding:
- the LOC8084445 gene encoding uncharacterized protein LOC8084445, which translates into the protein MESWATWVGTSVTSAFFASLERCSCINLSTDDDDDDDRDHDEAKDRPLILAAAPRHDDVAKPDPDSSLPAPAAKDQKQEQPPLPPV
- the LOC8055343 gene encoding ABC transporter F family member 3, with translation MAAAAAASMGVVREVLGADVVEEVDQPIIDYIANVLADEDFDFGAPEGHGIFEALGELLIDSGCVSDQEHCLQVCSKLCEKFGKHGLVKPKQVMRSLVTPLRMNAGMDDDIAPKKPQPEVFDGPLLSSRDKAKIERRKRKEERQREVQYQTHVAEMEALRAGMPPVYVNHSNDGGPAVRDIHMENFSVTVGGRDLIQEATITLAFGRHYGLVGRNGTGKTSFLRAMALHAIDGIPKNCQILHVEQEVVGDDTTALQCVLNADVERVQLLQEEARLVQQQKDLEIEAEFGQSSGKSKDGLDKDSISKRLEEIYKRLELIDADAAEARAASILAGLSFTPEMQRKRTKQFSGGWRMRIALARALFIEPDLLLLDEPTNHLDLHAVLWLETYLLKWPKTFIVVSHAREFLNTVVTDILHLHGRKLHAYKGDYDTFERTREEHLKNQQKAFETNEKARQHMQTFIDKFRYNAKRASLVQSRIKALERMEHVDAVVSDPDYKFEFPTPDDRPGPPIISFSDASFGYPGGPTLFKNLNFGIDLDSRIAMVGPNGIGKSTILKLISGDLQPTSGTVFRSPKVRMAVFNQHHVDGLDLTVNPLLYMMKCYPGVPEQKLRAHLGSFGVSGSLALQPMYTLSGGQKSRVAFAKITFKKPHIILLDEPSNHLDLDAVEALIQGLLVFQGGVLMVSHDEHLITGSVDELWVVSEGRVTPFSGTFKDYKKMLK